From Bradyrhizobium symbiodeficiens, the proteins below share one genomic window:
- the purF gene encoding amidophosphoribosyltransferase, with translation MRYPDQDAQSDLDPNAGPGPAALEVQDDLEGDTLREECGVFGIYGHPDAAAITALGLHALQHRGQEAAGIVSYDGSRFHSERRLGLVGDTFSRREVIDRLPGNMAVGHVRYSTTGATILRNVQPLFAELNAGGLAVAHNGNLTNGLTLRRELVKSGAMMQSTTDTEVILHLVARSRRSRFIERYIDALREIEGAYALVSLTNKKLVGARDPRGIRPLVLGELDGCPILTSETCALDIIGARFVRDIEPGEVIVFDESGQDIHKPFPPMAPRPCIFEYIYFSRPDSIVHGRSVYEVRKAFGAQLARESHVPIDVVVPVPDSGVPAAVGYSQHSGVPFELGIIRNHYVGRTFIQPTQAIRESGVRMKHSANRAAIEGKRIILIDDSLVRGTTSKKIVRMMRDAGAKEVHFRLASPPILYPDYYGIDLPDRGGLLAATHSLEEMREIIGADSLAFLSIDGMYRAMGEPGRDPANPKFSDHCFTGAYPTHLTDQTQTEQQPRQLSLLAEAS, from the coding sequence ATGCGATACCCTGACCAGGACGCCCAATCTGATCTCGATCCCAACGCCGGCCCGGGCCCGGCCGCGCTGGAGGTTCAGGACGACCTGGAAGGAGATACGCTGCGCGAGGAATGCGGCGTCTTCGGCATCTACGGCCACCCTGACGCCGCCGCCATCACCGCGCTCGGCCTGCACGCCCTTCAGCACCGCGGTCAGGAAGCGGCCGGCATCGTCTCCTACGACGGCAGTCGCTTCCACAGTGAACGCCGGCTCGGCCTCGTCGGCGACACCTTCTCCCGCCGCGAGGTGATCGACCGCCTGCCCGGCAATATGGCCGTCGGCCATGTCCGCTACTCCACCACCGGCGCCACCATCCTGCGCAACGTGCAGCCGCTGTTCGCTGAGCTCAATGCCGGCGGCCTCGCGGTCGCGCACAACGGCAACCTCACCAACGGCCTGACGCTGCGCCGCGAGCTCGTGAAGAGCGGCGCGATGATGCAGTCGACCACCGACACCGAGGTGATCCTGCACCTGGTCGCGCGCTCCAGGCGCAGCCGCTTCATCGAGCGCTACATCGACGCGCTGCGCGAGATCGAGGGCGCCTATGCGCTGGTCTCGCTGACCAACAAGAAGCTGGTCGGCGCGCGCGATCCGCGCGGTATCCGTCCCCTGGTGCTCGGCGAGCTCGACGGCTGCCCGATCCTGACGTCGGAGACCTGCGCGCTCGACATCATCGGCGCCCGCTTCGTCCGCGACATCGAGCCCGGCGAAGTCATCGTGTTCGACGAGAGCGGCCAGGACATTCACAAGCCGTTCCCGCCGATGGCGCCGCGCCCCTGCATCTTCGAATACATCTACTTCTCCCGTCCGGATTCCATCGTCCACGGCCGCTCCGTCTACGAAGTGCGCAAGGCCTTCGGCGCACAGCTCGCGCGCGAGAGCCACGTGCCGATCGACGTCGTGGTGCCGGTGCCGGATTCCGGCGTGCCCGCCGCGGTTGGCTACAGCCAGCATTCGGGCGTGCCGTTCGAGCTCGGCATCATCCGCAACCACTATGTCGGCCGCACCTTCATCCAGCCGACGCAGGCGATCCGCGAATCCGGCGTGCGCATGAAGCATTCCGCCAACCGCGCCGCGATCGAAGGCAAGCGCATCATCCTGATCGACGATTCGCTGGTGCGCGGCACCACTTCGAAGAAGATCGTTCGCATGATGCGCGATGCCGGCGCCAAGGAAGTGCACTTCCGCCTCGCTTCGCCCCCGATCCTCTATCCCGACTATTACGGCATCGACCTACCGGATCGCGGCGGGCTTCTGGCGGCGACGCATTCGCTGGAGGAGATGCGCGAGATCATCGGCGCCGACTCGCTCGCCTTCCTGTCGATCGACGGCATGTACCGCGCGATGGGCGAGCCCGGCCGCGACCCGGCCAATCCGAAATTCTCGGATCACTGCTTCACCGGCGCTTATCCGACCCACCTCACCGACCAGACCCAGACCGAGCAGCAGCCGCGGCAGCTGTCGCTGCTGGCGGAAGCGAGCTGA
- the der gene encoding ribosome biogenesis GTPase Der, whose translation MPFTIAIIGRPNVGKSTLFNRLVGQKLALVDDLPGVTRDRREGEARLGDLEFTIIDTAGLDEGAKGSLTARMQEQTETAIAQADALFFVVDARVGLTPTDRAFADFARKANKPVLLVANKSEGKHGDAGAMEAFALGLGDPIQISAEHGEGMGELYDALAKLMPEPVEEDEAEDDAPLTEEEAATRPIRVAIVGRPNAGKSTLINHLLGEERLLTSPEAGTTRDSIAVEINWKGREFRVFDTAGLRRRSRIEEKLEKLSVADALRAVRFAEVVVMMMDSQNRFEEQDLRIADLIEREGRAVVLAVNKWDLMESKGGGAISGLRRDADHLLPQIKGVPIVAVSGLMGEGIDRLMQAIQDAYALWNKRVSTSALNRWFEQAVQANPPPAVSGRRLKLNYITQTKARPPSFVLFCSRADAVPQSYLRYLINSMRETFELPGTPVRITLREKANPFAHKRKRPS comes from the coding sequence ATGCCCTTCACAATTGCCATCATCGGCCGCCCCAATGTCGGCAAATCGACGCTGTTCAACCGTCTGGTCGGACAGAAGCTCGCGCTCGTCGACGACCTGCCGGGCGTCACCCGCGACCGCCGCGAGGGTGAGGCCAGGCTCGGCGATCTCGAATTCACCATCATCGATACCGCCGGCCTCGACGAGGGCGCCAAGGGCTCGCTGACCGCGCGGATGCAGGAGCAGACCGAGACCGCGATCGCGCAAGCCGATGCGCTGTTCTTCGTCGTCGATGCCCGCGTCGGTCTCACGCCCACCGACCGCGCCTTCGCCGATTTCGCCCGCAAGGCCAACAAGCCGGTGCTGCTGGTCGCCAACAAGAGCGAGGGCAAGCACGGCGATGCCGGCGCGATGGAAGCCTTCGCGCTCGGCCTTGGCGATCCCATCCAGATCTCGGCCGAGCACGGCGAGGGCATGGGCGAGCTTTACGACGCGCTCGCCAAGCTGATGCCGGAGCCCGTCGAAGAGGATGAGGCCGAGGACGACGCGCCCCTCACCGAGGAAGAGGCCGCGACGCGCCCGATCCGGGTCGCCATCGTCGGCCGGCCCAACGCCGGCAAGTCGACGCTGATCAACCATCTGCTCGGCGAAGAACGCCTGCTGACGAGCCCGGAGGCCGGCACCACGCGCGATTCCATCGCGGTCGAGATCAACTGGAAGGGCCGCGAGTTTCGCGTGTTCGATACCGCAGGTCTCCGCCGGCGCTCCCGCATCGAGGAGAAGCTGGAAAAGCTTTCGGTCGCCGACGCCCTGCGCGCCGTCCGTTTTGCCGAAGTGGTCGTGATGATGATGGATTCGCAGAACCGCTTCGAAGAGCAGGATTTGCGCATTGCCGATCTGATCGAGCGCGAGGGCCGCGCTGTCGTGCTCGCCGTCAATAAATGGGATCTAATGGAGAGCAAGGGGGGCGGCGCGATCTCGGGCCTGCGTCGCGATGCCGACCATTTGCTGCCGCAGATCAAGGGCGTGCCGATTGTCGCCGTCTCGGGCCTGATGGGCGAGGGCATCGATCGGCTGATGCAGGCGATCCAGGACGCCTACGCGCTCTGGAACAAGCGCGTGTCGACTTCGGCATTGAACCGCTGGTTCGAGCAGGCAGTCCAGGCCAATCCGCCGCCGGCCGTGTCCGGCCGACGGCTCAAGCTCAATTACATCACCCAGACCAAGGCCCGCCCGCCGAGCTTCGTGCTGTTCTGCTCGCGCGCCGACGCGGTGCCGCAGTCCTATCTGCGCTACCTCATCAATTCCATGCGCGAGACTTTCGAGCTGCCGGGCACGCCGGTGCGCATCACCTTGCGTGAGAAGGCCAACCCCTTCGCCCACAAGCGCAAGCGGCCGTCATGA
- a CDS encoding TCR/Tet family MFS transporter, giving the protein MSDGAGEAMAQGAAPVRRGAVAFIFVTILLDMLALGVIMPILPKLIESFVDNDTAHAARIFGLFGTAWALMQFVFSPLLGALSDRFGRRPVVLLSNFGLAADYVLMALAPSLLWLFVGRVISGITSASISTAFAYIADITPPERRAAVFGRIGAAFGAGFILGPALGGLLGDIDPRLPFWASAALSFANALYGLFVLPESLAPDKRQPFRWRSASPVGALRLLRSNAMLAALSVVNFIAQVAHVVLPSTFVLYATYRYGWDSKTVGLTLAMVGICAMVVQGLAIGAIVRVLGERNALLLGLCCGALGFLVLGSAPTGPLSWIGIPILALWGISGAASQALMTRLVAPDQQGQLQGATASVQSVSQLVGPFLFTLTFSYFIGASAPLHLPGAPFLLAAMLMVVCVAIAVRTLGAAKTVS; this is encoded by the coding sequence ATGAGTGACGGCGCCGGCGAGGCGATGGCGCAGGGCGCTGCGCCGGTCCGGCGCGGTGCCGTCGCCTTCATCTTCGTTACCATCCTCCTGGACATGCTCGCGCTCGGCGTGATCATGCCGATCCTGCCGAAGCTGATCGAGAGCTTCGTCGACAACGACACCGCGCACGCGGCGCGCATCTTCGGCCTGTTCGGCACCGCTTGGGCGCTGATGCAATTCGTGTTCTCGCCGCTGTTGGGGGCGCTGTCGGATCGCTTCGGGCGGCGGCCGGTGGTGCTGCTGTCGAATTTCGGCCTCGCCGCCGATTACGTGCTGATGGCGCTGGCGCCATCCCTGCTGTGGTTGTTCGTCGGCCGCGTGATCTCCGGCATCACCTCGGCCAGCATTTCGACGGCGTTTGCCTACATCGCCGATATCACGCCGCCGGAGCGGCGTGCGGCGGTGTTCGGCCGGATTGGCGCGGCCTTCGGCGCCGGCTTCATCCTGGGGCCAGCGCTTGGCGGCCTGCTCGGCGATATCGATCCGCGGCTGCCGTTCTGGGCGTCGGCCGCGCTCAGCTTCGCCAATGCGCTCTACGGGCTGTTCGTCCTGCCGGAATCGCTCGCGCCCGACAAGCGCCAGCCGTTCCGCTGGAGGAGCGCCAGTCCGGTCGGTGCGCTCCGCCTGCTGCGCTCCAATGCGATGCTTGCCGCGTTGTCCGTCGTCAATTTCATCGCGCAGGTCGCGCATGTCGTGCTGCCTTCGACCTTCGTGCTCTATGCGACCTATCGCTACGGCTGGGATTCCAAGACGGTAGGATTGACGCTGGCTATGGTCGGCATCTGCGCCATGGTGGTGCAGGGGCTCGCAATCGGCGCCATCGTGCGGGTGCTCGGCGAGCGGAATGCGCTCCTGCTCGGCCTGTGTTGTGGGGCGCTCGGCTTTTTGGTCCTCGGCAGTGCGCCGACCGGGCCGCTGTCCTGGATCGGGATTCCCATTCTGGCGCTGTGGGGCATCTCGGGTGCAGCCTCGCAAGCGCTGATGACGCGGCTGGTCGCGCCCGATCAGCAGGGCCAGCTCCAGGGCGCGACCGCGAGCGTGCAGAGCGTGTCGCAGCTCGTCGGCCCCTTCCTGTTCACGCTCACATTTTCATATTTCATCGGCGCCAGCGCGCCGCTGCATCTGCCCGGCGCGCCGTTCCTGCTCGCGGCGATGCTGATGGTGGTCTGCGTGGCGATCGCGGTGCGGACGCTGGGGGCGGCGAAGACGGTCTCGTAG
- a CDS encoding class I adenylate-forming enzyme family protein: MDWSQSQIPPMRFEGRFGDRVVPAFCDRPSSVWAMIAEARDRNADGEALIAGNVRLSWRQVVEQAARIAAGLRKLGLQRGDRVAILLGNRIEFPLLLFAAAHEGLVTVLLSTRQQKPEIAYVLADCGAKILIHEAGLAERLPDAQQVPDLVHRIAVDDDPARSRFAALADNPPAPAPVEVSEEDTAMILYTSGTTGKPKGAMLAHCNIVHSSMVFVSCLQLTDADRSIAAVPLGHVTGIVANITTMICCAGALIIMPEFKAADYLKLAARERVTYTVMVPAMYNLCLLQPDFDSYDLSSWRIGGFGGAPMPVATIEKLKATIPGLKLMNCYGATETTSPSTIMPGELTESHIDSVGLPCPGARIVAMDPDGRELPDGEIGELWIQSASVIKGYWNNPKATAESFTSGFWHSGDLGSVDADGFVRVFDRQKDMINRGGLKIYSAEVESVLAGHPAVIESAIIAKACPVLGERVHAVVVTREPVAGEALRAWCAERLSDYKVPETMAITPEPLPRNANGKVLKRQLRELLGT; the protein is encoded by the coding sequence ATGGACTGGTCGCAATCTCAGATCCCGCCGATGCGGTTCGAGGGGCGCTTCGGCGACCGCGTGGTACCGGCCTTTTGCGACCGGCCGTCGAGCGTATGGGCGATGATCGCGGAGGCGCGCGATCGCAATGCCGACGGCGAGGCGCTGATCGCAGGCAATGTCCGGCTGAGCTGGCGGCAGGTTGTGGAGCAGGCTGCGCGGATCGCCGCGGGCCTCCGCAAGCTCGGCCTGCAGCGCGGCGACCGCGTCGCGATCCTGCTCGGCAACCGCATCGAATTTCCGCTGCTGCTGTTCGCCGCCGCGCATGAGGGGCTGGTGACGGTGCTGCTCAGCACGCGCCAGCAGAAGCCGGAGATCGCCTATGTCCTCGCCGATTGCGGCGCCAAGATCCTGATCCACGAAGCAGGCCTCGCCGAGCGGCTGCCCGATGCGCAGCAGGTGCCTGATCTCGTACACCGCATCGCGGTCGACGACGATCCGGCTCGCTCGCGCTTTGCGGCGCTCGCTGACAACCCGCCGGCGCCTGCGCCGGTCGAGGTGAGCGAGGAGGACACCGCGATGATCCTCTACACCTCGGGCACCACAGGCAAGCCGAAGGGCGCGATGCTCGCCCATTGCAACATCGTCCATTCCTCGATGGTGTTCGTGTCCTGCCTGCAATTGACGGACGCGGATCGATCGATTGCGGCGGTGCCGCTCGGCCATGTCACCGGAATCGTCGCCAACATCACGACGATGATCTGCTGCGCCGGTGCGCTGATCATCATGCCGGAGTTCAAGGCCGCCGATTATCTCAAGCTCGCCGCGCGCGAGCGCGTCACCTACACGGTGATGGTGCCGGCGATGTATAATCTTTGTCTGCTGCAGCCGGATTTCGACAGCTACGACCTGTCGAGCTGGCGCATCGGCGGCTTCGGCGGCGCGCCGATGCCGGTCGCCACCATCGAGAAGCTCAAGGCGACCATTCCCGGCCTGAAGCTGATGAATTGCTACGGCGCGACCGAGACGACATCGCCCTCGACGATCATGCCGGGCGAACTGACCGAAAGCCATATCGACAGCGTCGGCCTGCCGTGTCCCGGCGCGCGCATCGTCGCGATGGATCCGGACGGGCGCGAGCTGCCCGATGGCGAGATCGGCGAGCTCTGGATTCAGAGTGCTTCCGTCATCAAGGGCTACTGGAACAACCCGAAGGCCACCGCCGAGAGCTTCACCAGCGGATTCTGGCATTCGGGCGATCTCGGCTCGGTCGATGCGGATGGCTTCGTGCGCGTGTTCGACCGGCAGAAGGACATGATCAATCGCGGTGGTCTGAAGATCTATTCGGCCGAGGTGGAATCCGTGCTGGCCGGCCATCCCGCCGTGATCGAGAGCGCGATCATCGCCAAGGCCTGCCCGGTGCTGGGCGAGCGCGTCCACGCCGTGGTGGTGACGCGGGAGCCGGTCGCCGGCGAGGCCTTGCGGGCCTGGTGCGCCGAGCGCCTGTCCGACTACAAGGTTCCCGAGACCATGGCGATCACACCGGAGCCGCTGCCGCGCAACGCCAACGGCAAGGTGCTGAAGCGGCAGCTCCGGGAGCTTCTGGGCACTTGA
- a CDS encoding CvpA family protein has protein sequence MPVTLLDLILLGVMLISGLLAMVRGFMREILSIAAWGAAAIVTLYSFSKLLPTAKSYFNNDTVASVVVVAGVFVGTLVVVSVITVRISDMILDSRIGALDRTLGFLFGLARGLLIVVVAFLFFTWLVPDKQRPDWVTGAKSRVVLQGTGDWLMALLPDDPENTILKRFKKNKPDDDQAESEQQPSGSGDGYSKPARDGLKKLIEKPAAR, from the coding sequence ATGCCAGTAACACTCCTCGACCTGATCCTGCTCGGTGTGATGCTGATTTCGGGCCTGCTCGCCATGGTCCGCGGCTTCATGCGCGAAATCCTGTCGATCGCGGCCTGGGGCGCGGCGGCGATCGTGACGCTGTACTCGTTCTCGAAGCTGCTGCCGACCGCCAAGAGCTATTTCAACAACGACACTGTGGCGAGCGTCGTCGTCGTCGCCGGTGTGTTCGTGGGCACCCTGGTCGTGGTCTCCGTGATCACGGTCCGGATCTCCGACATGATCCTGGATTCCAGGATCGGCGCCCTGGATCGGACCCTCGGCTTCCTGTTTGGGCTGGCTCGCGGGCTTTTGATCGTCGTGGTCGCCTTCCTGTTCTTCACCTGGCTGGTTCCGGACAAGCAGCGTCCGGACTGGGTCACGGGGGCCAAATCCCGCGTGGTGCTGCAGGGAACCGGGGATTGGCTGATGGCGCTCTTGCCTGACGACCCCGAGAACACCATCTTGAAGAGATTCAAGAAAAACAAACCAGATGATGATCAAGCTGAATCCGAGCAGCAGCCTTCGGGCAGTGGCGACGGATACAGTAAACCTGCTCGTGACGGCCTGAAAAAGCTGATCGAGAAACCTGCGGCGCGTTGA
- a CDS encoding SDR family NAD(P)-dependent oxidoreductase, producing MTNPLADRIALVTGASRGIGYATAIALAKAGAHIVATARTQGGLEELDDEIRKLGGSATLVPLNLTDSDGIARLGAGLHERYGKLDILVGNAGVLGPSSPIGHIELKTFTDVMAVNVSANFQLIRCMEPLLKQSDAGRAVFVTSGAANKATAYVSPYAASKAALETLARAWAQETANTKLRVNLFNPGPVRTRMRATLMPGEDPATLDTAEQVAEFIVPMCAPDWTETGKFYDYKTRSLMSFRSPA from the coding sequence ATGACCAATCCCCTCGCCGACCGCATCGCTCTCGTCACCGGCGCCTCGCGCGGCATCGGCTATGCCACGGCCATCGCGCTCGCCAAGGCCGGCGCGCATATCGTTGCCACCGCGCGCACGCAAGGCGGGCTTGAGGAGCTCGACGACGAGATCCGGAAACTGGGCGGCAGCGCCACGCTGGTACCGCTGAACCTCACCGATTCCGACGGCATCGCGCGGCTCGGCGCCGGCCTGCACGAACGTTACGGCAAGCTCGACATCCTCGTCGGCAATGCCGGCGTGCTCGGCCCGTCCTCGCCGATCGGCCATATTGAGCTGAAGACCTTCACCGACGTGATGGCCGTCAACGTCTCCGCCAACTTCCAGCTGATCCGCTGCATGGAGCCGCTGTTGAAGCAGTCCGACGCCGGCCGCGCCGTGTTCGTCACTTCGGGTGCCGCCAACAAGGCGACGGCCTATGTCAGCCCCTACGCGGCGTCCAAGGCCGCGCTGGAGACGCTGGCCCGCGCCTGGGCGCAGGAGACCGCGAACACCAAGCTACGCGTCAATCTGTTCAACCCCGGCCCGGTCCGCACCCGCATGCGCGCCACGCTGATGCCGGGCGAAGACCCGGCGACGCTCGACACGGCCGAGCAGGTCGCCGAATTCATCGTGCCGATGTGCGCGCCCGACTGGACCGAGACCGGCAAATTCTACGACTACAAGACCCGCAGCCTGATGAGCTTCCGTTCGCCCGCGTAA
- a CDS encoding tetratricopeptide repeat protein, which yields MSELFNEVDEEVRREQFKKLWDKYSIVFIALMVLVVAAAAGWQGYKYFQAQKAAAAGAAFEKAAELSEQDKHAEAEAAFTELAGKAPSGYRTLARLRAAAEAAPRDAKAAAKMYDDIAADRSVGGEWQDLARIRAAGLLLDSASYADMQQRLESSAAPKSTFRHSAREMLALSAWRNNDMTAARKWLDAIGEDGETPPGLRSRAEALQALLPPVAKS from the coding sequence GTGTCTGAATTATTTAACGAAGTCGACGAGGAAGTACGTCGCGAACAGTTCAAGAAGCTGTGGGACAAGTATTCGATTGTCTTCATCGCCCTGATGGTGCTGGTCGTGGCTGCCGCCGCTGGCTGGCAGGGCTACAAGTACTTTCAGGCCCAGAAGGCCGCCGCAGCCGGCGCCGCCTTCGAGAAGGCTGCCGAGCTGTCCGAGCAGGACAAGCACGCCGAGGCCGAGGCGGCCTTCACCGAGCTCGCCGGCAAGGCGCCGTCGGGCTATCGCACCCTGGCGCGCCTGCGTGCCGCGGCCGAGGCGGCGCCCCGCGACGCCAAGGCTGCTGCCAAGATGTATGACGACATCGCTGCAGACCGCAGCGTCGGTGGTGAGTGGCAGGATCTGGCCAGGATCCGCGCCGCCGGTCTGCTGCTCGACAGTGCGTCCTATGCCGACATGCAGCAGCGGCTGGAGTCTTCCGCGGCGCCCAAATCAACCTTCCGCCATAGCGCCCGCGAGATGCTGGCGCTGTCGGCCTGGCGCAACAACGACATGACCGCGGCCCGCAAATGGCTCGACGCGATCGGTGAAGACGGCGAAACGCCGCCCGGCCTGCGCTCCCGCGCCGAGGCGCTCCAGGCCCTGCTTCCGCCCGTCGCCAAGAGCTGA
- a CDS encoding ABC transporter substrate-binding protein → MTTTLVRRSAALLACAAFGFATSAYAQDKTVKIGVLNDMSSLYADIGGPNSVVAIKMAVEDSGLLKKGWKIDVISGDHQNKPDVGVNIARQWIDNEKVDAIADTPNSGVALAVSNLVKEKNAVLLNSGAASADLTGKACTPNTVSYTYDTYMLANGTGKALTKAGGDSWFFLTADYAFGHALERDTTAVVTANGGKVLGSVKHPINTADFSSFLLQAQSSKAKVVGLANAGGDTTNSIKQAAEFGIVSAGQKLAALLLFINDVHSLGLKTAQGLTFTESFYWDLNDKTREWSKRFSALASKNAMPSMTQAGNYAMVLHYLKAMDALGGNPHDGAKVVAKMKELPTDDPLFGNGPLRQDGRRLIPAYLFEVKKPEESKGPWDYYKQIATISAEDAAKPLKDSECPLVKK, encoded by the coding sequence ATGACGACGACGCTCGTGCGCCGCTCCGCGGCCCTTCTGGCCTGTGCCGCCTTCGGCTTTGCAACATCCGCCTACGCGCAGGACAAGACCGTCAAGATCGGCGTGCTCAACGACATGTCGAGCCTCTATGCCGACATCGGCGGCCCCAATTCCGTGGTTGCGATCAAGATGGCGGTCGAGGATTCCGGCCTGCTCAAGAAAGGCTGGAAGATCGACGTTATCAGCGGCGATCACCAGAACAAGCCCGACGTCGGCGTCAACATCGCCCGGCAGTGGATCGACAACGAGAAGGTCGATGCGATTGCCGATACGCCGAACTCCGGTGTCGCGCTGGCGGTCAGCAATCTCGTCAAGGAAAAGAATGCGGTCCTGCTTAATTCCGGCGCCGCCTCCGCCGACCTGACCGGCAAGGCCTGCACGCCGAACACGGTCTCCTACACCTATGACACCTACATGCTGGCCAACGGCACCGGCAAGGCGTTGACCAAGGCCGGCGGTGACAGTTGGTTCTTCCTGACCGCGGATTATGCCTTCGGCCACGCGCTCGAACGCGACACTACGGCGGTCGTGACCGCAAACGGCGGCAAGGTGCTTGGCAGCGTCAAGCATCCGATCAACACCGCGGACTTCTCGTCCTTCCTGCTCCAGGCACAATCGTCCAAGGCCAAGGTCGTGGGCCTCGCCAATGCCGGCGGCGACACCACGAACTCGATCAAGCAGGCGGCCGAATTCGGCATCGTCTCCGCCGGTCAGAAGCTCGCGGCATTGCTGCTGTTCATCAACGACGTGCATTCGCTGGGCCTGAAGACCGCACAGGGGCTGACCTTCACGGAATCGTTCTACTGGGACCTGAACGACAAGACCCGCGAATGGTCCAAGCGTTTCTCGGCGCTCGCGAGCAAGAACGCGATGCCGTCGATGACCCAAGCCGGCAACTACGCGATGGTGCTGCACTATCTGAAGGCGATGGACGCGCTCGGCGGCAATCCGCATGACGGCGCCAAGGTCGTCGCCAAGATGAAGGAGCTGCCGACCGACGATCCGCTGTTCGGCAACGGACCGCTGCGTCAGGACGGCCGCCGCCTCATCCCGGCCTACCTGTTCGAGGTGAAGAAGCCCGAGGAGTCGAAGGGGCCGTGGGACTATTACAAGCAGATCGCCACGATCTCGGCGGAAGACGCCGCCAAGCCGCTCAAGGACAGCGAGTGTCCGCTGGTGAAGAAGTAA